Proteins encoded by one window of Mus musculus strain C57BL/6J chromosome 10, GRCm38.p6 C57BL/6J:
- the Gm3213 gene encoding ubiquitin-conjugating enzyme E2 N-like — protein MPTNIVAWIHASHGKPADTLLPRDPCWTGCNIKETQRLLAEPVPGITAEPDENSAHYFPVVIAGTQDSPFDGGTFKLELFLPEEYPMAAPKVCFMTEIYHPNVNKLEKIDILKDKWSPALQIRTVLLSIQPLLSAPNPDDPLANDVAEQWKTNEGQGIETVTAWTRLYAMNNI, from the exons ATGCCCACCAATATTGTGGCCTGGATACATGCTTCCCATGGGAAACCTGCAGACACCCTGCTCCCCAGGGACCCCTGCTGGACTGGATG TAACATCAAGGAAACTCAGCGTTTGCTGGCAGAACCAGTTCCTGGCATTACAGCAGAACCAGATGAGAACAGTGCCCATTATTTTCCTGTGGTCATTGCTGGCACCCAGGATTCCCCCTT tgacGGAGGGACTTTTAAACTTGAACTATTCCTTCCAGAAGAATACCCAATGGCAGCACCTAAAGTATGTTTCATGACTGAAATTTATCATCCTAATGTAAACAAGTtggaaaaaatagatattttgaaAGATAAgtggtccccagcactgcagatcCGCACAGTTCTGCTATCAATCCAGCCTTTATTAAGTGCTCCTAATCCAGATGATCCATTAGCAAATGATGTAGCGGAGCAATGGAAGACCAACGAAGGCCAAGGCATAGAAACAGTGACAGCATGGACTAGGCTATATGCCATGAACAATATTTAA